From the genome of Chanos chanos chromosome 5, fChaCha1.1, whole genome shotgun sequence, one region includes:
- the atpsckmt gene encoding ATP synthase subunit C lysine N-methyltransferase — translation MSEFDSVSSPLKEKTDVPSGTPGSGLKKRLGIIATCAVGGSLVALYAVAGPFIAPALRKICLPFVPATSAQVENVLKVLQTRSGSLVDIGSGDGRIVIAAAKKGFQAVGFELNPWLVWYSRYKAWREGVHRGTSFHRADLWKVSFAQYSNVVIFGVPQMMEQLEDKLQRELHISAKVVACRFPFPTWTPDHVAGEGIDTVWVYDAKAFKTRTVVKATEGL, via the exons ATGTCTGAATTTGACTCCGTGTCAAGCCCTTTGAAAGAGAAAACTGATGTACCAAGTGGCACTCCGGGCAGCGGTCTCAAAAAACGACTGGGAATAATCGCAACTTGTGCTGTGGGCGGATCACTGGTTGCCCTCTATGCAGTTGCAGGACCATTTATTGCACCGGCATTAAGGAAAATTTGTCTTCCGTTCGTTCCTGCAACCTCTGCACAGGTCGAAAATGTACTAAAAGTATTGCAGACAAGATCGGGATCCCTTGTGGATATCGGAAGTGGCGATGGAAGGATA GTTATTGCAGCAGCAAAAAAGGGTTTTCAGGCGGTCGGTTTTGAGCTGAATCCGTGGTTGGTCTGGTATTCACGGTACAAGGCATGGAGGGAAGGGGTTCATCGCGGTACTTCCTTTCACAGAGCAGACCTGTGGAAG GTCAGTTTTGCTCAGTATTCCAATGTAGTCATATTTGGAGTTCCACAGAtg ATGGAGCAGCTTGAAGACAAGCTTCAAAGAGAGCTGCACATCTCCGCCAAAGTCGTCGCCTGCCGTTTTCCTTTCCCGACTTGGACCCCTGACCACGTTGCTGGAGAAGGAATAGATACTGTCTGGGTGTATGACGCCAAGGCTTTTAAAACAAGAACAGTAGTCAAAGCTACTGAGGGACTGTAA